The proteins below are encoded in one region of Amycolatopsis magusensis:
- a CDS encoding SDR family NAD(P)-dependent oxidoreductase: protein MRLDLEGKAVLVTGAASGIGLACARAFLAEGARVGVLDRSPVPGFFAVRADVTDEAEVAAAVDAVAREFGGLDVVVGCAGISGPVGAPLAEVTAADFAALLAVNVTGQFLVVKHAAPRLTAAQGSVVLLASDSAFTSAPGMVPYCASKGAVVALTRALSVELPGVRVNCVCPSVVDTPMARADLGAVLDEPAFPVQAAEDVACQVLYLTSARSRTVDGQALLADFGVSARSGFPA, encoded by the coding sequence CGGGCGTTCCTGGCCGAAGGTGCCCGGGTCGGCGTGCTCGACCGGTCGCCCGTGCCCGGCTTCTTCGCCGTGCGGGCCGACGTCACCGATGAGGCGGAAGTGGCCGCGGCCGTCGACGCCGTGGCCCGCGAATTCGGCGGACTGGACGTGGTGGTCGGCTGCGCCGGGATCTCCGGTCCGGTCGGCGCACCCCTCGCGGAGGTCACGGCCGCCGACTTCGCCGCGTTGCTCGCGGTCAACGTCACCGGGCAGTTCCTCGTGGTCAAGCACGCGGCACCCCGGCTGACCGCGGCACAGGGCTCGGTGGTGCTCCTGGCCAGCGACTCCGCCTTCACCAGCGCGCCCGGCATGGTGCCCTACTGCGCGTCGAAGGGGGCCGTGGTCGCGTTGACCAGGGCGCTTTCGGTCGAACTGCCCGGCGTGCGGGTGAACTGCGTGTGCCCGTCGGTGGTGGACACCCCGATGGCGCGCGCCGATCTCGGCGCGGTGCTCGACGAGCCCGCGTTCCCGGTGCAGGCGGCCGAAGACGTCGCCTGCCAGGTGCTGTACCTGACCTCCGCGCGGTCGCGGACGGTCGACGGCCAGGCCCTGCTCGCCGATTTCGGCGTCTCGGCCCGGTCCGGTTTTCCCGCCTAG
- a CDS encoding SDR family NAD(P)-dependent oxidoreductase, with translation MSNRVVAITGGGTGIGAAVARRYAGEGARVVVLGRRREPLEKVAAETGAHVLTCDASEREAAEQAVAEIVGRYGRLDVVVANAGGHGLSSVTDTGDEEWELALRSNLSSAFVFCRATLPSLVESGGQVVIVSSLAGLFAGPNVAGYTVAKHALIGLTRSIARDYGPKGVRANAVCPGWVRTPMADGEMDQFAAAAGFTGGHDEGYRRVTAEVPLRRPAEPEEIASIVRFLGSAESSYITGAVLVADGGAHAVDLPTLAFERAGM, from the coding sequence GTGAGCAACAGGGTTGTCGCGATCACGGGTGGCGGTACGGGGATCGGCGCGGCGGTGGCCCGCCGGTACGCCGGCGAGGGCGCGCGGGTGGTGGTGCTCGGCCGGCGGCGTGAACCGCTGGAGAAGGTCGCCGCCGAAACCGGCGCGCACGTGCTCACCTGTGACGCCAGTGAGCGGGAGGCCGCCGAGCAGGCCGTGGCGGAGATCGTCGGGCGGTACGGGCGGCTGGACGTGGTGGTCGCGAACGCGGGCGGGCACGGGCTGTCCTCGGTCACCGACACCGGCGACGAGGAATGGGAACTGGCGCTGCGGTCGAACCTGTCCAGCGCGTTCGTGTTCTGCCGGGCCACGCTGCCGTCGCTGGTGGAGAGCGGGGGACAGGTGGTGATCGTGTCCTCGCTGGCGGGGTTGTTCGCCGGGCCGAACGTGGCCGGGTACACCGTCGCCAAGCACGCGCTGATCGGGCTGACCCGGTCGATCGCCAGGGACTACGGGCCGAAGGGCGTGCGTGCGAACGCGGTCTGCCCCGGCTGGGTGCGCACCCCGATGGCGGACGGCGAAATGGACCAGTTCGCCGCGGCGGCGGGCTTCACCGGCGGCCACGACGAGGGCTACCGCCGCGTCACCGCCGAGGTCCCCCTGCGCCGCCCGGCCGAACCGGAGGAGATCGCCTCGATCGTGCGCTTCCTCGGTTCGGCCGAGTCGTCCTACATCACCGGTGCGGTACTGGTCGCCGATGGGGGCGCGCACGCGGTGGACCTGCCGACGCTGGCCTTCGAACGCGCCGGCATGTGA
- a CDS encoding ABC transporter ATP-binding protein: protein MNALRVTGLTVTRGAGPVISDVGFTLEPGRITALVGPNGAGKTSLLEAISGVVPAAAGTVHIGTTEITKQSRVARARRGLAHIEQGRAVFPGLTVLENLMLTARTRARADELFEAFPELAKRRDSPAALLSGGEQQMVVLARAFAARPAFLLIDEMSLGLAPVVFTRLLPMVTRFAEEGAAILLVEQFTHLALGVARDALVVSSGRVTYSGDAATLLASPGTLHTAYLGGA, encoded by the coding sequence GTGAACGCTTTGCGGGTAACGGGACTGACGGTCACGCGGGGCGCGGGCCCGGTGATCTCCGACGTCGGCTTCACCCTGGAGCCGGGCCGGATCACCGCGCTCGTCGGGCCCAACGGCGCGGGGAAGACCAGCCTGCTGGAGGCCATCTCGGGCGTGGTCCCGGCCGCCGCCGGGACCGTCCACATCGGAACGACCGAGATCACCAAGCAGTCCAGGGTGGCCCGCGCCCGGCGGGGGCTGGCGCACATCGAGCAGGGGCGGGCGGTGTTCCCGGGGCTGACCGTGCTGGAGAACCTGATGCTGACCGCCCGCACCCGCGCCAGGGCCGACGAGCTGTTCGAGGCGTTTCCCGAACTGGCCAAGCGCCGCGACTCACCCGCCGCGTTGCTCAGCGGGGGCGAGCAGCAGATGGTGGTGCTGGCCCGCGCGTTCGCGGCCCGCCCGGCGTTCCTGCTGATCGACGAGATGTCGCTCGGCCTGGCGCCGGTGGTGTTCACCCGGCTGCTGCCGATGGTCACCCGGTTCGCCGAGGAGGGCGCGGCGATCCTGCTGGTCGAGCAGTTCACGCACCTCGCACTCGGCGTGGCCCGCGACGCGCTCGTGGTGTCCTCGGGCCGCGTCACCTACTCCGGTGACGCGGCCACCCTCCTCGCCTCCCCCGGCACCCTGCACACCGCCTACCTGGGCGGCGCCTGA